A genomic window from Pseudomonas argentinensis includes:
- a CDS encoding aromatic alcohol reductase, whose protein sequence is MQPTPVATTDNILVLGAGELGLAMLHALAGLPGVQVTVMLRPAAPGAASADRRGLLAELDGLGVGVVTADVVNDSEQSLATLFSGFDRLISCLGFVSGPGMQLKLTRAALRSDVKHYVPWQFGVDYDQIGYGSPQNLFDEQLDVRQLLRAQSRLQWQIIATGMFTSFLFEPAFGVVDLQHNRVRALGSWETAVTVTTPQDIARLTARILFDPERLNRVTFTAGDTITYRQLADVIDQSLGRQVERLVWTLPVLSAELAAQPDDSMRRYRAVFAQGKGVAWPKAQTYNAQRQIETTGLQGWVDAHLRCV, encoded by the coding sequence ATGCAACCAACCCCTGTGGCAACAACCGACAACATCCTGGTACTGGGCGCCGGGGAACTCGGCCTGGCCATGCTGCACGCGCTGGCAGGCCTGCCTGGCGTACAGGTAACCGTCATGCTGCGGCCCGCGGCGCCGGGCGCTGCGTCAGCGGATAGACGCGGGCTTCTCGCGGAGCTCGACGGGCTCGGCGTCGGCGTGGTGACGGCGGATGTGGTGAACGACAGCGAGCAGTCGCTCGCCACGCTGTTCAGCGGCTTCGACAGGCTGATCAGCTGCCTCGGCTTCGTCTCCGGGCCGGGCATGCAACTCAAACTGACCCGCGCGGCCCTGCGCTCGGATGTGAAGCACTATGTGCCCTGGCAGTTCGGCGTGGACTACGACCAGATCGGCTACGGCAGCCCCCAGAACCTGTTCGACGAACAGCTCGATGTACGCCAGCTGCTACGTGCCCAGTCGCGGCTGCAGTGGCAGATCATCGCCACCGGCATGTTCACCAGCTTTCTGTTCGAACCGGCCTTTGGAGTGGTCGACCTGCAGCACAACCGGGTGCGCGCCCTGGGCAGCTGGGAAACGGCGGTTACGGTGACCACCCCGCAGGATATCGCCCGTCTTACCGCCAGGATCCTGTTCGACCCCGAGCGGCTCAACCGGGTGACCTTCACGGCTGGCGACACGATCACCTACCGCCAGCTTGCAGACGTCATCGATCAGTCGCTGGGTCGCCAGGTTGAACGCCTGGTGTGGACCTTGCCAGTGCTCAGCGCCGAGCTGGCCGCCCAGCCCGATGATTCGATGCGCAGATACAGGGCGGTTTTCGCCCAGGGCAAGGGCGTGGCCTGGCCCAAGGCGCAGACCTATAATGCGCAACGGCAGATTGAAACCACCGGCTTGCAAGGCTGGGTCGACGCGCATTTGCGCTGTGTCTGA
- a CDS encoding winged helix-turn-helix transcriptional regulator, which yields MDTMTEDDVIRVAQATCDALGDEDDTLKREVLTHAGNRWSLGIVHALGAHGKLRHAELGRRLPGVTQRMLTRSLRQLERDGLLSRFDHREVPPRVDYQLTPLGRSFLARMVPLWMWLLEHAEDFRSARARFDETRGAGENPAKPPGSVPVSRTAAPEPVFARGKARDAKFGGPNEPSSNAVSHKKRPRPCGLRGK from the coding sequence ATGGATACGATGACGGAGGATGACGTGATTCGCGTTGCCCAGGCCACCTGCGATGCACTCGGCGACGAGGACGACACGCTCAAGCGCGAGGTGCTGACCCATGCCGGCAATCGTTGGTCGCTGGGCATCGTTCATGCGCTGGGCGCCCACGGCAAACTGCGCCATGCCGAGCTTGGTCGACGCTTGCCAGGCGTCACCCAACGCATGCTGACCCGCAGCTTGCGGCAACTCGAAAGAGACGGTTTGCTCAGCCGCTTCGACCACCGCGAGGTACCGCCGCGGGTCGATTACCAGCTGACACCACTGGGCCGCAGCTTCCTGGCCCGCATGGTGCCGCTATGGATGTGGCTGCTCGAACACGCCGAGGATTTTCGCAGCGCAAGAGCGCGCTTCGACGAGACGCGAGGCGCAGGTGAAAACCCAGCGAAGCCTCCAGGGTCTGTTCCCGTTTCGCGCACGGCCGCGCCGGAGCCAGTTTTTGCGCGAGGCAAGGCACGAGATGCGAAGTTTGGCGGGCCAAATGAGCCATCGAGTAACGCCGTCTCGCACAAAAAACGGCCCCGGCCCTGCGGGTTGCGCGGGAAATGA
- a CDS encoding methyl-accepting chemotaxis protein has translation MSFRDFNIAPRAAFCFALISLLVVALGFFSLSRLSDLYLAEQDIETNWMASIQASGEMQKDLLNIRLETLRVLASTEGTNTGVVDDAAIQSYRSSFQEVLTRYQRDLLMPGEESAVFQRVFDSAQRYLDMQQQVMNLLRQQQSGQALSLSNSSGRTIGETLQKQLDALIAFNAAGARQAGINASETYSHGRTGVLVTIAVAVVLTVLLATLLTRSISGPINEAMLSAESIAEGDLTKTISVTGKDEASRLQAAQALMQRNLNQAIRQIGESSTQLASAAEEMAAVTEESTRVMQNQNAEIDQAATAVTEMSAAVEEVSRNASGASDAARESTGSAKAGYQHVERTVSAIRKLSGNVLDSSAQVQRLAEQARDISKVLDVIRNVADQTNLLALNAAIEAARAGEHGRGFAVVADEVRGLAHRTSASTQEIEQMIGAIQTGTESAVLAMQTSSSEANNTLQMADEAGRSLEQIVDAIGQINERNLQIATASEEQAHVAREVDRNLISIRDLSIQSASGANQTAAACSELARLALDLNVLVARFRV, from the coding sequence ATGTCTTTCCGGGATTTCAATATTGCCCCTCGGGCTGCTTTTTGCTTCGCCTTGATTTCACTCCTGGTTGTGGCGCTGGGGTTTTTTTCGCTCTCCAGGCTCAGTGATCTTTACCTCGCCGAACAGGATATCGAGACCAACTGGATGGCGAGCATCCAGGCATCTGGCGAAATGCAAAAGGATCTGCTCAATATTCGTCTTGAAACCTTGCGGGTTCTCGCCTCCACTGAAGGTACCAATACCGGAGTCGTGGATGACGCGGCGATACAGAGCTATCGTTCCTCGTTCCAGGAGGTTCTGACCCGCTATCAACGCGACCTGCTGATGCCCGGAGAAGAAAGCGCGGTTTTTCAACGCGTATTCGACAGTGCCCAGCGCTATCTCGACATGCAGCAACAGGTGATGAATCTGCTGCGTCAGCAGCAATCAGGGCAGGCGTTGAGCCTGAGCAACAGCAGCGGTCGTACAATAGGCGAGACGCTGCAAAAGCAGCTCGATGCACTGATTGCCTTCAACGCCGCTGGCGCCAGACAGGCCGGCATCAACGCCAGTGAAACCTACAGTCACGGGCGAACGGGGGTGCTGGTGACCATCGCCGTGGCGGTGGTTCTGACCGTGCTGCTGGCCACCTTGCTGACCCGTTCGATATCCGGGCCCATCAATGAAGCCATGCTCAGTGCGGAGAGTATTGCTGAGGGCGATTTGACCAAAACCATCAGCGTCACTGGCAAGGACGAAGCCAGCCGCTTGCAGGCCGCCCAGGCGCTCATGCAAAGAAACCTCAACCAGGCGATCCGGCAAATCGGCGAGTCGTCCACGCAGCTGGCATCGGCCGCGGAGGAGATGGCCGCGGTGACCGAGGAAAGCACGCGTGTGATGCAGAATCAGAACGCGGAAATCGACCAGGCGGCCACTGCGGTTACCGAGATGAGCGCCGCTGTCGAGGAAGTGTCACGCAACGCCAGCGGTGCCTCGGATGCGGCCCGCGAATCCACGGGGTCGGCCAAAGCCGGTTATCAGCATGTGGAACGCACGGTTTCGGCGATTCGCAAATTGTCAGGTAACGTTCTTGATTCCTCCGCACAGGTTCAGCGATTGGCGGAACAGGCACGCGATATCAGCAAGGTGCTGGACGTCATTCGCAACGTCGCTGACCAGACCAACCTGCTGGCCCTGAACGCCGCGATCGAAGCGGCACGCGCTGGCGAGCACGGCCGCGGTTTCGCCGTGGTGGCCGATGAGGTGCGCGGCCTGGCCCATCGCACTTCGGCATCAACCCAGGAAATCGAGCAGATGATCGGGGCCATACAGACCGGCACCGAAAGCGCGGTGCTGGCCATGCAGACCAGCAGCAGCGAAGCCAACAATACGCTGCAAATGGCCGACGAAGCCGGCCGTTCGCTGGAGCAGATCGTCGACGCCATTGGCCAGATCAACGAGCGAAACCTGCAGATCGCCACGGCGTCGGAAGAGCAGGCCCATGTGGCCCGTGAAGTCGATCGCAATTTGATCAGCATTCGCGACCTGTCGATCCAGAGCGCTTCGGGGGCGAACCAGACTGCCGCTGCCTGCAGCGAGCTGGCTCGTCTGGCGCTTGATCTGAATGTCCTCGTCGCCCGGTTCAGGGTCTAG
- a CDS encoding YeeE/YedE family protein translates to MSIDWGSFTPWASLAGGALIGLAASVFVLFNGRIAGISGLISAALARGSNAWGEKMLFLLGLMLAPLLWSAFAVLPEIQIDSGWPALILAGLVVGVGVGYGSGCTSGHGVCGISRLAPRSLVATACFMGTGFATVYLIRHVLGA, encoded by the coding sequence GTGAGCATTGACTGGGGCAGTTTCACGCCGTGGGCTTCATTGGCTGGTGGGGCCCTGATCGGGCTGGCTGCCAGTGTGTTCGTTCTCTTCAATGGTCGCATCGCAGGTATCAGTGGCCTGATCAGTGCCGCACTGGCGCGCGGCAGTAACGCCTGGGGTGAGAAGATGCTCTTTCTTCTGGGGCTGATGCTTGCGCCGTTACTGTGGAGCGCATTCGCTGTCTTGCCGGAGATACAGATCGATAGCGGGTGGCCCGCGTTGATCCTGGCCGGGCTGGTGGTCGGGGTGGGCGTGGGGTATGGCTCGGGTTGCACAAGCGGCCACGGCGTATGTGGAATCTCGCGGCTGGCGCCGCGTTCCCTGGTCGCCACGGCATGCTTCATGGGTACCGGCTTCGCCACGGTTTACCTCATTCGTCATGTGCTGGGAGCGTGA
- a CDS encoding LysR family transcriptional regulator codes for MDIRDVDLNLLKVFDALRRKQSVTQAGDLMGLSQPAMSFALSKLRTLFGDPLFVRTSRGMQPTARALQIAEPVQRILELVSNEVLPSSGFLAEHSERQLVLCMSDIGEMVFLPKLMRVLDERAPRLRIRTLALSPEQLEEGLDAGDVDAAIGYFPRLVNSSIRNRALYGHTFVCIVREDHPLIGDRLTMEQYQQAEHVAVQADGRGMGILDRELALRGVTRRIRFSLPRFMGVPFLVAESDMIATVPLAVGRRFAEIARVRLVPLPWTITGYDIHLHWHTRFHHDPANRWLRETLVELLADFPSLEPLAD; via the coding sequence ATGGATATCAGAGATGTCGACCTCAACCTGCTGAAGGTCTTCGATGCACTGCGCCGCAAGCAGAGCGTCACTCAGGCCGGTGATCTGATGGGGCTTAGCCAGCCGGCCATGAGCTTCGCCCTGTCCAAGCTGCGTACCTTGTTCGGGGACCCGCTGTTCGTGAGAACCTCACGAGGCATGCAGCCCACGGCCAGGGCCTTGCAGATTGCCGAGCCGGTGCAACGCATTCTCGAATTGGTGAGCAACGAGGTGCTGCCATCCTCGGGATTCCTGGCCGAGCACTCGGAGCGGCAACTGGTGCTGTGCATGTCCGATATCGGCGAGATGGTTTTCCTGCCCAAGTTGATGCGGGTGCTGGACGAGCGCGCTCCGCGGCTGCGTATCCGTACGCTGGCGCTGTCACCCGAACAACTGGAAGAGGGTCTGGATGCCGGTGACGTTGACGCCGCTATCGGCTACTTCCCGCGCCTGGTCAACTCGTCGATCCGCAACCGCGCCTTGTACGGCCATACGTTCGTGTGCATCGTTCGTGAGGATCACCCCCTCATCGGTGATCGATTGACCATGGAGCAGTATCAGCAAGCCGAGCATGTCGCCGTTCAGGCCGACGGTCGTGGGATGGGTATCCTGGATCGCGAGCTGGCCCTGCGTGGTGTCACCCGCCGGATAAGGTTCAGCCTGCCGCGGTTCATGGGAGTGCCCTTTCTCGTGGCCGAGTCGGACATGATCGCGACCGTGCCCCTGGCGGTGGGGCGCCGCTTTGCTGAAATCGCGCGGGTTCGCCTTGTGCCGCTTCCCTGGACTATCACTGGCTACGATATCCATCTGCATTGGCACACCCGGTTTCATCATGATCCGGCCAATCGATGGCTTCGAGAGACCCTGGTGGAGCTGCTGGCCGACTTCCCCTCGCTGGAGCCTCTGGCGGACTAG
- a CDS encoding dihydroxy-acid dehydratase, translated as MKHGLAVKITTTEHTMPKKLRSNFPYGSYLWAVRAAQWRALGIDESELEKPKIAIVNSSSNLAICFSHLDGIAAELKQSIRDAGALPFEIRTAAPSDFITGAGAGGAYMLAARDLITNDIEVAIEGAQLDGMICLTSCDKTVPGQLMAAARLNIPTLMVVCGYQPSGEYNGQHVDIEDVFIGSMHALTGKLPVEQLVGMARNAIKGPGVCSGMGTANSMHLVCEALGMALPGSAPIAANSSRMFDFVRQAGQRIVAMVEEDLKPRDILGPGAFANAVSVVLAAGGSVNCIKHMQAVAAEGGIDVDVYGLFRELGNRIPVLVGVRPMGEHSIEQMEAAGGGRALLKRLEPLLHGEALTVTGTTLADNLRDVTIADEQVIRPLQRPFATQPAIVMLRGNIAPQAGIVKYGIDPNKMRRFSGPAICFERSAEAIEALQDGRIRPGHVVVMRGAGVRGGPAMGGGASRVVFAIDGAGLGDKVAMLTDGHLSGLVCKGLVVAEVAPEAAIGGPLALVENGDIIDIDLDANRLEARLEPAELQARAERWQAQPAQFGGGWLDIYRGAVKGMEHGAVLIKPLDISDEQEAAR; from the coding sequence GTGAAACACGGCCTGGCTGTAAAAATAACAACAACGGAGCACACGATGCCCAAGAAGCTGCGAAGCAATTTCCCCTATGGCTCTTACTTATGGGCCGTGCGCGCGGCCCAGTGGCGAGCGTTGGGAATCGACGAAAGCGAACTGGAAAAACCAAAGATCGCCATCGTCAATTCCTCGTCCAATCTGGCCATCTGCTTCAGCCACCTGGATGGCATCGCTGCCGAGCTCAAGCAATCGATTCGCGATGCCGGCGCCCTGCCCTTCGAGATTCGCACGGCCGCTCCGAGCGACTTCATCACCGGCGCGGGTGCTGGCGGCGCCTATATGCTGGCCGCTCGCGATCTGATCACCAATGACATCGAAGTTGCGATCGAAGGGGCCCAGCTTGACGGCATGATCTGTCTGACCTCTTGCGACAAGACGGTACCCGGCCAGCTGATGGCCGCCGCGCGCCTGAACATCCCGACCCTGATGGTGGTATGCGGCTACCAGCCAAGCGGTGAATACAACGGCCAGCACGTGGATATCGAAGACGTCTTCATCGGCTCCATGCACGCGCTCACCGGCAAGCTGCCAGTGGAGCAACTGGTGGGCATGGCCCGCAATGCCATCAAAGGCCCGGGCGTGTGTTCCGGCATGGGTACGGCCAACTCCATGCACCTGGTTTGCGAAGCCCTGGGTATGGCCCTGCCGGGCAGCGCGCCGATTGCCGCCAACAGCTCCCGGATGTTCGACTTCGTGCGCCAGGCCGGGCAGCGCATCGTGGCCATGGTCGAAGAAGACCTGAAACCGCGTGACATCCTCGGCCCCGGGGCTTTCGCCAATGCGGTCAGCGTGGTACTGGCCGCGGGTGGCTCGGTGAACTGTATCAAGCATATGCAGGCCGTGGCCGCCGAAGGGGGTATCGACGTCGACGTGTACGGCCTGTTTCGCGAGCTGGGCAACCGCATACCGGTACTGGTGGGCGTTCGGCCCATGGGCGAGCACAGCATCGAGCAGATGGAGGCCGCGGGTGGCGGCCGGGCCTTGCTCAAGCGCCTGGAGCCGCTGCTGCACGGTGAGGCGCTGACCGTCACCGGGACAACCCTCGCTGACAACCTGCGCGACGTGACCATCGCCGACGAACAGGTCATACGCCCCCTGCAGCGCCCGTTCGCAACGCAACCGGCGATCGTCATGCTACGTGGCAACATCGCGCCCCAGGCAGGGATCGTCAAATACGGCATCGATCCGAACAAGATGCGCCGTTTCAGCGGCCCGGCGATCTGCTTCGAGCGCTCCGCCGAGGCCATCGAAGCGTTGCAGGATGGCCGTATCAGGCCGGGCCATGTGGTGGTGATGCGTGGAGCCGGCGTGCGAGGCGGCCCGGCCATGGGCGGCGGCGCATCGCGCGTGGTGTTCGCGATCGACGGCGCAGGCCTCGGGGACAAGGTGGCCATGCTCACGGACGGTCACCTCTCCGGCCTGGTATGCAAAGGCCTGGTGGTGGCTGAGGTCGCCCCGGAAGCAGCCATCGGCGGACCGCTGGCGCTGGTAGAAAATGGCGACATCATCGATATCGACCTGGACGCCAATCGCCTCGAGGCACGTCTGGAGCCCGCCGAGCTTCAGGCGCGCGCAGAGCGCTGGCAGGCCCAACCGGCCCAGTTCGGCGGCGGGTGGCTGGATATCTACCGGGGTGCCGTCAAAGGCATGGAGCATGGAGCCGTCCTGATCAAACCGCTGGACATCAGCGACGAACAGGAGGCTGCACGATGA
- a CDS encoding aconitase X codes for MKLRDDEKAMLDGAQGPAVSKAMDLLVRYGEALGAERLVDTNNVAGTIGATTPFLRQYGDRHGGMDAVFSEFNLDSAEVVPIPKVKVFSSHLQQGIDPRHAARQGVSEDVVRIYERGQTYSSGLGVQPLNTCTPYQVGNVPVKGEHCAWMESSAVIYINSVLGARTNAEGRESTGAAMLTGKIPYWGLHIDDNRRGTHLIQLDIDVSSTADWGLLGYWMGEQVQDRIPVIEGVRHQPNLARLKHFGAAAASSGGVEMYHLVGVTPEARTREEAFGGREIESVLRFGAAERRWAYEQVNITARTAQVDFVMLGCPHYSLEQIWEVCQLLEGQRLSANTELWIFTAASIKQLADQAGYTRIIEAAGGHLMTDTCSAIGRVIPKGTQVAAVDSTKQAHYLPAIMGIETWFGTTAECVQAAIDGRWTGALK; via the coding sequence ATGAAGCTTCGCGATGACGAGAAGGCCATGCTCGATGGTGCCCAAGGCCCGGCGGTCAGCAAGGCCATGGATCTGCTGGTGCGCTATGGCGAGGCGTTGGGGGCCGAGCGTTTGGTCGATACCAACAACGTTGCCGGCACCATTGGCGCCACCACGCCCTTCCTGCGCCAGTATGGCGACCGCCATGGCGGCATGGATGCGGTGTTCAGTGAATTCAATCTGGACAGTGCAGAGGTCGTGCCCATCCCCAAGGTCAAGGTGTTCAGCAGCCACCTGCAGCAGGGAATCGATCCTCGCCATGCCGCACGCCAAGGGGTCAGCGAGGACGTCGTGCGCATCTACGAGCGGGGGCAAACCTACAGCAGCGGCCTGGGCGTACAGCCGCTCAATACCTGCACGCCCTATCAGGTCGGCAACGTGCCGGTCAAAGGCGAGCACTGCGCCTGGATGGAGTCCTCGGCAGTCATCTACATCAATTCGGTACTGGGCGCGCGCACCAATGCCGAGGGCCGGGAAAGCACCGGTGCGGCCATGTTGACCGGAAAGATTCCCTACTGGGGGCTGCACATCGATGATAACCGTCGCGGTACTCACCTGATTCAGCTGGACATCGATGTCAGCAGCACCGCGGACTGGGGGCTGCTCGGCTACTGGATGGGCGAGCAGGTTCAGGACCGCATCCCGGTGATCGAAGGCGTCAGGCACCAGCCCAATCTGGCCCGGCTCAAGCACTTTGGCGCGGCGGCTGCTTCCAGTGGTGGCGTGGAGATGTATCACCTGGTCGGTGTGACACCCGAAGCACGCACCCGTGAGGAGGCATTCGGCGGGCGCGAAATCGAGTCGGTGTTGCGCTTCGGTGCGGCCGAGCGTCGCTGGGCTTACGAACAGGTCAACATCACGGCGCGAACCGCCCAGGTGGACTTCGTCATGCTCGGCTGCCCGCATTACAGCCTGGAGCAGATCTGGGAGGTCTGTCAGCTGCTCGAGGGCCAGCGCCTGAGCGCCAACACCGAGCTCTGGATATTCACCGCGGCCTCCATCAAGCAGCTCGCAGATCAGGCCGGCTATACGCGCATCATCGAAGCAGCCGGTGGCCATCTGATGACGGATACCTGCTCGGCCATCGGCAGGGTGATTCCCAAAGGCACCCAGGTGGCGGCAGTCGATTCGACCAAGCAGGCCCATTACCTGCCCGCCATCATGGGCATCGAAACCTGGTTCGGCACGACTGCCGAGTGCGTCCAGGCCGCCATCGACGGCCGCTGGACGGGAGCCCTGAAATGA
- a CDS encoding aconitase X swivel domain-containing protein: protein MTDSFTLTGRKVVGGIFEGEALVTRDRISGWGGIDPRSGTVIETRHELKGISFAGKVLVFPGAKGSSGWSSQFHIARLAGMAPGALLFNEMTAKMALGAVVVHAPALTAFDDDPLWRIRTGDWVRVDADAGTVEVTPRHLSGRPENQASRSTNTEP, encoded by the coding sequence ATGACCGATTCGTTCACGCTCACAGGTCGCAAGGTCGTCGGTGGCATTTTCGAGGGAGAGGCGCTGGTGACGCGGGACCGGATCTCCGGCTGGGGTGGCATCGACCCGCGTAGCGGCACGGTGATCGAGACCCGTCATGAACTCAAGGGCATCAGTTTCGCCGGCAAGGTTCTGGTCTTTCCCGGTGCGAAAGGGTCTTCCGGGTGGTCCTCGCAATTCCATATCGCTCGGCTCGCCGGTATGGCGCCAGGCGCCCTGCTGTTCAACGAGATGACAGCCAAGATGGCCCTTGGCGCCGTTGTGGTTCACGCACCGGCGTTGACGGCATTCGATGACGATCCCCTCTGGCGTATTCGCACCGGCGACTGGGTACGGGTCGACGCCGACGCAGGTACCGTCGAGGTCACCCCCCGGCACCTCAGCGGCCGTCCGGAAAACCAGGCGTCTCGAAGTACCAACACGGAGCCCTGA
- a CDS encoding FAD-dependent oxidoreductase yields the protein MAHIIRTVRRDHAPQAQRLKADICIAGAGISGVSAALEAAHLGKRVVLFDALPMLGGQAVGSIIGTFCGLFSNGPNRRQLTHGIADGILRDLGASGDLHHKVGPLTTVVYYDEVALGRWIGQQILDAGITVVLGAVLRDVVREGNRVCQVQLATRYGDVLVDADGFVDASGDAALTWNAGFACREPDTPIYGTQMFVMEHIDETHLPSREAFTERVKARVRDYGVERDDGLFFQFPGRGTAAFNMTHIETPLDPVAASHVAIEGRQQVDKVIAFLKSEYPQVYGQARVRAYALPGIRQTRWIVGQHHLTTDEVRAATRFPDAVAQTSWPVELHGDAKGYQWEPFGDDHVHSVPLRSLLPEGSDNLVVAGRCVDADAAALSSIRVMGPCIAMGAAAAHALNLAGPQGKVGDVPTAALQERLSFNLQ from the coding sequence ATGGCTCATATCATTCGCACGGTTCGTCGTGACCATGCCCCACAGGCCCAACGCCTCAAGGCCGACATCTGCATCGCAGGCGCCGGCATCTCGGGGGTGTCCGCTGCTCTCGAAGCGGCGCACCTGGGCAAGCGCGTCGTACTCTTCGACGCCCTGCCCATGCTGGGCGGCCAGGCTGTCGGCTCGATCATCGGCACCTTCTGTGGCTTGTTCTCCAACGGCCCGAATCGCCGGCAACTGACCCATGGCATCGCCGATGGCATTTTGCGTGATCTGGGCGCCAGCGGTGACCTGCACCACAAGGTCGGCCCACTCACCACCGTGGTGTACTACGACGAGGTGGCGCTGGGGCGCTGGATCGGCCAGCAGATTCTCGATGCCGGCATCACCGTGGTACTCGGCGCGGTGCTGCGTGACGTGGTGCGCGAGGGCAATCGCGTCTGCCAGGTCCAGCTGGCCACGCGCTATGGGGATGTCCTGGTGGATGCCGACGGCTTCGTCGATGCCAGCGGCGATGCCGCCCTGACCTGGAATGCGGGCTTCGCCTGTCGCGAGCCAGACACCCCGATCTACGGCACGCAGATGTTCGTCATGGAGCATATCGACGAAACCCACCTGCCCAGTCGCGAGGCGTTCACGGAACGGGTCAAGGCACGTGTCAGGGATTACGGCGTCGAGCGCGACGACGGTCTGTTCTTCCAGTTTCCCGGGCGTGGCACGGCAGCCTTCAACATGACCCATATCGAAACGCCGCTGGATCCGGTCGCCGCCTCGCATGTGGCCATCGAGGGGCGCCAGCAGGTGGACAAGGTCATTGCCTTTCTCAAGTCCGAGTACCCACAGGTCTACGGCCAGGCTCGGGTTCGTGCCTATGCCCTGCCCGGTATCCGCCAGACCCGCTGGATCGTCGGCCAGCATCACCTGACCACCGATGAGGTACGAGCAGCCACGCGCTTTCCTGACGCGGTGGCCCAGACGTCATGGCCCGTGGAGCTGCATGGCGATGCGAAAGGCTACCAATGGGAGCCCTTCGGCGATGATCATGTGCATAGCGTGCCACTGCGCAGCCTGCTACCGGAGGGCAGCGACAACCTGGTGGTGGCCGGGCGTTGCGTAGACGCCGATGCCGCAGCGCTGTCGAGCATACGGGTCATGGGGCCCTGCATCGCCATGGGCGCTGCTGCGGCACACGCCCTGAATCTGGCAGGGCCCCAAGGCAAAGTCGGCGATGTACCGACGGCAGCCTTGCAGGAGCGCCTCAGTTTCAACCTGCAGTAA
- a CDS encoding MFS transporter: MSQPRTIDVAALIEGRKLTRFNYVVIAVSVLITFLDGFDLLVLSHTASYIADEVGLDKIQLGEIFSVGLFGMMLGGFFFGYLGDRIGRRPTIIFSTLSFGVLTLLFALANSYESLMVLRFFNGFALGAMLPLCWALNIEFVPKRYRSTVVTIIMVGFSLGSAMAGPLTVWLAPHIGWQGVFIFGGILTLLASTLLLFTLPESVRFLTTKRREPEKIARILKRLDPGIDVRPGDRFVLLDEIDVGTRNFRVSQLFLGKLKWITPMIWIGYSASSMAMYFLASWSPLVYTYAGFDRATASWVSSIASFTGAMAGLAMMRFVDTRGPYAVMIYPLLALPFLLILGITGMQGSAFLILSMVGAVFVKGSHYGILSIAGIFYPSAIRANGAGWATSIAKIGSILGPLLGAYVLNSGLPVVKSFLILAICPAVLALCAFIVGRIVDKEPPVQPLSATSPT; the protein is encoded by the coding sequence ATGTCACAACCACGCACAATCGATGTTGCCGCCCTTATCGAGGGTCGCAAGCTGACGCGCTTCAACTACGTGGTGATCGCCGTGTCGGTGCTGATCACCTTTCTGGACGGCTTCGACCTTCTGGTGCTGTCGCATACGGCCTCCTACATCGCCGACGAGGTCGGCCTGGACAAGATCCAGCTGGGTGAGATCTTTTCCGTGGGCCTGTTCGGCATGATGCTGGGCGGCTTCTTCTTCGGCTACCTGGGTGATCGTATCGGGCGCCGCCCCACCATCATCTTCTCGACCCTTTCCTTTGGCGTGCTGACCCTGCTGTTCGCCCTGGCCAACAGCTACGAGTCGCTGATGGTGCTGCGGTTTTTCAACGGTTTTGCACTGGGCGCCATGCTGCCGCTGTGCTGGGCGTTGAATATCGAGTTCGTCCCGAAACGCTACCGCTCCACGGTGGTGACCATCATCATGGTCGGCTTCAGCCTCGGCAGTGCCATGGCCGGGCCGCTCACCGTCTGGCTGGCTCCCCATATCGGCTGGCAGGGTGTGTTCATCTTCGGCGGTATTCTCACCCTCCTGGCCAGCACCCTGTTGCTCTTCACCCTGCCCGAGTCGGTGCGTTTCCTGACCACCAAGCGCCGCGAGCCGGAAAAGATCGCCCGCATACTCAAGCGTCTCGATCCGGGCATTGACGTTCGCCCCGGTGATCGCTTCGTGCTGCTCGACGAGATCGACGTGGGAACCAGGAACTTCCGCGTCAGCCAGCTGTTTCTCGGCAAGCTGAAATGGATCACGCCGATGATCTGGATCGGCTATTCGGCCAGCTCCATGGCCATGTACTTTCTCGCCTCCTGGAGTCCGCTGGTCTACACCTACGCCGGCTTCGACCGGGCGACCGCCTCCTGGGTCAGCTCCATCGCCTCGTTCACCGGTGCCATGGCAGGCCTGGCGATGATGCGCTTCGTGGATACTCGTGGCCCCTATGCCGTGATGATCTACCCGCTCCTCGCCCTGCCCTTCCTGCTGATACTCGGCATCACCGGCATGCAGGGCAGCGCCTTCCTGATCCTCAGCATGGTCGGTGCCGTGTTCGTCAAAGGCAGCCATTACGGCATCCTCAGCATTGCCGGCATCTTCTACCCCAGCGCCATCCGGGCGAACGGTGCGGGCTGGGCCACATCGATCGCCAAGATCGGTTCGATCCTCGGCCCCTTGCTGGGTGCCTATGTGCTCAACAGCGGCCTACCCGTGGTCAAGAGTTTCCTGATCCTGGCGATCTGCCCCGCTGTGCTGGCGCTGTGCGCCTTCATCGTCGGACGCATCGTCGACAAGGAGCCCCCCGTGCAGCCGCTCTCGGCAACTTCGCCAACCTGA